A window from Scheffersomyces stipitis CBS 6054 chromosome 7, complete sequence encodes these proteins:
- a CDS encoding predicted protein, which produces MFGNSDQFCSLDESMFFNPDSAQEVCPKVWLGPYSALSHDNFLERHNIKIIINCLSTGKFLRALEQPQVAISSDVIILSLDPSFSVSDFETQELVSEFTRKFNRILQNYLNYFYVNNPDSTYLIHQIPNNQLLSSIRSPILQGNLKSQFFVLVRLMNLLKSINSNVQCLVLSDTGNSNLSTGLITAYLMDCYNYNIKNSYTVVHSARPSVSALNNNFYDDLLIIENLKKFSSENNALKQNNPGEDDSRMDDDMEYNEICVGGDRKRRFHR; this is translated from the exons atgTTTGGCAACTCCGACCAGTTCTGCTCGTTGGATGAATCCATGTTCTTCAATCCGGACTCTGCCCAGGAGGTATGCCCCAAGGTGTGGCTCGGGCCCTACTCGGCGCTTTCACACGATAACTTTCTCGAGCGTCacaatatcaagatcaTCATCAATTGTCTTTCCACGGGTAAGTTTTTGCGGGCCTTGGAACAGCCACAAGTCGCCATTTCGTCCGACGTGATCATCCTCAGCTTGGACCCTTCTTTCTCAGTTTCGGACTTTGAAACCCAGGAACTCGTGCTGGAATTCACCAGGAAGTTCAACCGTATACTTCAGAACTACTTGAACTACTTTTATGTCAATAACCCGGACTCGACCTACTTGATCCACCAGATCCCCAACAACCAGTTGTTACTGTCGATCCGGTCGCCCATCCTCCAGGGCAACTTGAAGCTGCAGTTTTTCGTTCTTGTCAGATTaatgaacttgttgaagtccATTAATAGCAATGTCCAGTGCTTAGTACTTTCAGACACCGGcaactccaacttgtcTACGGGGCTAATAACAGCATACTTGATGGATTGCTACAACTATaacatcaagaactcgTACACTGTAGTCCACTCTGCTCGCCCCAGCGTCTCTGCCTTAAATAACAATTTCTACGACGATTTGCTCATCATCGAGaatctcaagaagttctCTTCTGAGAACAATGCTTTGAAACAAAACAACCCCGGA gaagatgacCTGCGCATGGACGACGACATGGAATACAACGAGATCTGTGTTGGTGGAGATCGCAAAAGACGATTCCACAGGTAa
- a CDS encoding predicted protein gives MSPISQKTYPSFKNLYKALHKELVVIQNRTDAIHAAKDIEKQIALLQYKKLNHIRENKDVKEINSQIEKLMKGEFEESKEFKHKHLIKQFVDAGESKDLVQHKYKLNNMANVVTFLNSQRVYTELLERYNPGLTMKQDDNVRRTANRVGLSVPE, from the coding sequence ATGTCGCCTATATCACAGAAGACGTATCCCTCCTTCAAGAATCTCTACAAAGCACTTCACAAGGAGCTTGTCGTGATTCAGAACAGAACCGACGCTATCCATGCTGCGAAAGACATTGAAAAGCAGATCGCCTTGTTGCagtacaagaagttgaaccacATTAGAGAGAACAAAGACGtgaaagaaatcaataGCCAAatcgagaagttgatgaagggagaatttgaagaatcaaaagAGTTTAAGCACAAACACTTGATCAAGCAGTTTGTAGATGCTGGTGAAAGTAAAGACTTGGTGCAACATaagtacaagttgaacaacatGGCCAACGTGGTTACCTTCCTCAACAGTCAGAGAGTCTACACCGAGTTGCTCGAGAGATATAATCCTGGGTTAACCATGAAGCAGGACGATAACGTCAGAAGAACTGCCAACAGGGTCGGGCTTTCCGTGCCAGAGTAA
- the IDH1 gene encoding isocitrate dehydrogenase (Isocitrate dehydrogenase [NAD] subunit 1, mitochondrial precursor (Isocitric dehydrogenase) (NAD(+)-specific ICDH)~go_function oxidoreductase activity~go_process metabolism), whose protein sequence is MLRTTLVQKSAVRSLATFASPESVLPKKYGGRFTVTLIPGDGVGQEITDSVKTIFKAQNVPIDWEVIDVSGLESSGKNGVTEAVESLKRNKVGLKGILYTPTGSSAKSLNVALRKELDIYASLVLIKNIPGVKSRLDGIDFALVRENTEGEYSGLEHQSYPGVVESLKIMTRFKSERIAKFAFDFAKKNNRQLVTAIHKANIMKLGDGLFRQTVKDVGQDYSGIEVNDLIVDNASMQAVAKPQQFDVLVTPNLYGSILSNIGAALIGGPGLVPGANFGREYAVFEPGCRHVGLDLKGQNTANPTAMILSSAMMLRHLGLNDEADKISAATYEVIADGKIRTKDIGGTSSTTEFTKAIVDKLA, encoded by the exons ATGTTGAGAACCACCCTCGTGCAAAAG AGCGCCGTCCGTTCGTTGGCTACCTTCGCCTCGCCAGAATCTGTCTTGCCCAAGAAGTACGGTGGCAGATTCACCGTCACCTTGATTCCTGGTGATGGTGTAGGACAGGAAATCACCGATTCCGTCAAGACCATCTTCAAGGCCCAGAATGTCCCAATCGACTGGGAAGTGATCGACGTGTCCGGTTTGGAAAGCTCTGGCAAGAACGGTGTTACTGAAGCCGTTGAATCgttgaagagaaacaaGGTCGGTTTGAAGGGAATCTTGTATACTCCAACTGGATCTTCCGCAAAGTCCTTAAACGTTGCATTGAGAAAGGAATTGGACATCTACGCCTCGCTCGTATTGATCAAAAACATCCCAGGTGTCAAGTCCAGATTGGACGGTATTGACTTTGCCCTTGTCAGAGAAAACACCGAAGGTGAATACTCTGGTTTAGAACATCAATCGTACCCAGGTGTCGTTGAATCTTTGAAGATCATGACCAGATTCAAGTCGGAAAGAATCGCCAAGTTCGCCTTTGACTTtgccaagaagaacaacagaCAGTTGGTCACCGCCATCCACAAGGCCAACATCATGAAGTTGGGAGATGGTTTGTTCAGACAAACTGTTAAGGATGTTGGTCAAGACTACTCCGGTATCGAAgtcaacgacttgattgTTGACAATGCCTCTATGCAAGCTGTCGCCAAGCCACAGCAGTTTGACGTTTTGGTCACTCCAAACTTGTACGGTTCcatcttgtccaacatCGGAGCTGCTCTTATCGGAGGTCCTGGTTTGGTTCCAGGTGCCAACTTCGGTAGAGAATACGCTGTGTTCGAACCAGGTTGTCGTCACGTCGGTTTGGACCTTAAGGGCCAAAACACTGCCAACCCTACTGCCATGATCTTGTCGTCCGCCATGATGTTGAGACACTTAGGCTTGAACGATGAAGCCGACAAGATCTCGGCTGCTACCTACGAAGTCATCGCCGACGGTAAGATCAGAACCAAGGACATCGGCGGAACTTCTTCCACCACCGAGTTCACCAAGGCCATTGTTGACAAGTTGGCTTAA
- a CDS encoding Adenylosuccinate synthetase (IMP--aspartate ligase) (go_function adenylosuccinate synthase activity; GTP binding~go_process purine nucleotide biosynthesis), translated as MCDVVLGSQWGDEGKGKLVDLLCDDIDVCARCQGGNNAGHTIVVGDVKYDFHMLPSGLVNPNCLNLVGSGVVVHVPSFFQELENLEKKGLNCRDRLFLSSRAHLVFDFHQRTDKLKEAELSENKKAIGTTGKGIGPTYSTKASRSGIRVHHLVSEDPEAWEEFKTRYHRLVNSRKQRYGEFDYDVEEELARYEKYRELLRPFVVDSIEFMHTALVQNKRILVEGANALMLDIDFGTYPYVTSSSTGIGGVLTGLGIPPKTINNIYGVVKAYTTRVGEGPFPTEQLNEFGEALQTIGAEYGVTTGRKRRCGWLDLVVLKYSTLINGYTSLNITKLDVLDSFKEIQVGVGYKLNGKSLASFPEDLIKLGKVEVEYKTLPGWETDITKIKTYDELPENAKSYLKFIEDYLGVPVQWVGTGPARDSMLEKPISK; from the coding sequence ATGTGTGACGTCGTCTTAGGCTCCCAATGGGGAGACGAAGGTAAGGGTAAGTTGGTGGACTTGTTGTGTGACGACATCGACGTCTGTGCCAGATGCCAGGGTGGAAACAATGCTGGTCATACCATCGTGGTCGGAGACGTCAAGTACGACTTCCACATGTTGCCATCCGGATTGGTCAATCCCAACTGCTTGAACCTCGTAGGTTCTGGAGTAGTCGTTCACGTTCCATCCTTCTTTCAAGAGTTGgaaaatttggaaaagaaaggTTTAAACTGCCGTGAtcgtttgtttctttcttccagaGCCCATCTTGTGTTTGACTTCCATCAGAGAACCGATAAGTTGAAGGAGGCCGAATTGTCGGAAAACAAGAAGGCTATCGGTACTACTGGTAAGGGTATTGGTCCTACGTATTCTACCAAGGCTTCTAGATCAGGAATCAGAGTCCACCACTTGGTCAGCGAAGATCCTGAAGCATGGGAAGAGTTCAAGACAAGATACCATCGTTTAGTCAACTCCAGAAAACAGAGATACGGTGAGTTTGACTATGACGTTGAAGAGGAGTTGGCCAGATACGAGAAGTACAGAGAATTGTTACGCCCATTTGTAGTGGATTCCATCGAATTCATGCACACGGCTCTTGtccagaacaagagaatcttGGTGGAAGGTGCCAACGCCTTGATGTTGGATATCGACTTTGGTACCTACCCATACGTTACTTCCTCTTCTACCGGTATTGGTGGTGTCTTGACTGGTTTAGGAATTCCTCCAAAGACCATCAATAACATCTACGGTGTCGTGAAGGCTTATACGACCAGAGTTGGTGAAGGTCCCTTCCCAACTGAACAGTTGAACGAGTTTGGTGAAGCCTTGCAGACCATTGGTGCTGAATACGGTGTGACAACTggcagaaagagaagatgcGGCTGGTTGGATTTGGTCGTGTTGAAGTACTCCACTTTGATCAACGGCTACACTTCGTTGAACATCACCAAGTTGGATGTCTTGGATTCCTTCAAGGAGATACAAGTCGGAGTCGGCTACAAGCTCAACGGCAAGAGCTTGGCTTCCTTCCCAGAAGACCTTATCAAGTTGGGTAAGGTTGAAGTCGAGTACAAGACTTTGCCAGGCTGGGAAACTGACATcaccaagatcaagacCTACGATGAATTGCCCGAGAACGCCAAGAGctacttgaagttcatcGAGGACTACTTGGGAGTTCCAGTGCAATGGGTTGGTACCGGTCCAGCTCGTGACTCCATGTTGGAGAAACCAATCTCCAAGTAG
- a CDS encoding predicted protein, which translates to DHIVSLGLLNNQYLYTCSNEGKLVIRDLVNDDAFGSYKVYLILNPVSDVRLRMAVHDRKRITVASCGKNSELKLYEIDSNEKKECSRISVVQSGNVRTTMDLNVIRPLRRSFTTLNLGSEVISLPSSSGANNRHVSVLTPFWTSSTYAKDFLYHATSLDVISSWMISVCIIDEYVACGTQFGKLLIFSVLDDIYPIETLTLSQFPIVKLHAIDSSYVIFADSMSKVGIVKLSSLKVVSFFDNLRIGPTCSFKFVLPSNVGDRKVNGDILKFDPIYAICTTIDKRLVIYKLFDDNTHELLLEMNMGDMTIPAFSVMGDNDYETFNNIFGEPD; encoded by the exons GACCACATAGTGTCGCTAGGACTATTGAACAACCAGTATCTCTACACGTGTTCTAACGAGGGAAAGCTAGTTATCCGTGACTTAGTGAATGATGACGCCTTTGGCAGCTACAAAGTGTATCTAATCCTCAACCCCGTCTCCGACGTTCGGCTCCGTATGGCTGTCCATGATCGCAAAAGAATTACCGTCGCTAGCTGTGGCAAAAATAGCGAACTCAAGTTGTACGAAATCGACTCCAATGAGAAAAAGGAATGCTCGCGTATCTCTGTAGTGCAGTCCGGAAACGTCCGTACCACAATGGACCTTAACGTCATCAGACCATTACGCAGATCTTTTACCACTTTGAACTTGGGTTCAGAAGTGATCTCGCTTCCTTCTTCTAGTGGT GCGAATAACAGACACGTCAGTGTCTTGACACCGTTCTGGACTTCGTCCACTTACGCTAAAGATTTCCTCTACCATGCCACTTCGTTGGATGTGATCTCCAGCTGGATGATTTCCGTTTGTATCATAGACGAATACGTAGCATGTGGAACCCAGTTTGGAAAGCTCTTGATCTTCAGCGTTCTAGACGATATCTATCCAATAGAAACACTCACGTTGTCACAGTTTCCAATTGTAAAACTACATGCCATCGATTCAAGCTATGTTATTTTCGCCGATTCTATGTCTAAAGTGGGTATAGTCAAACTTTCAAGTCTCAAAGTAGTTTCATTCTTTGACAATTTGAGAATAGGACCCACTTGTTCCTTCAAATTCGTGTTGCCCAGCAATGTGGGTGACCGTAAAGTCAACGGAGACATCCTCAAGTTTGACCCCATCTATGCTATTTGTACTACTATTGATAAACGATTGGTTATTTATAAATTGTTTGATGATAATACCCATGAACTCTTGTTGGAGATGAATATGGGAGACATGACCATTCCTGCCTTCAGTGTAATGGGTGATAATGATTACGAAACCTTTAACAACATTTTTGGCGAACCTGAT
- a CDS encoding predicted protein — translation MSTETVNKLVGYFTITPKSTSSKSISKSKSLFHLGRRPSSRSLKNASSRDSAYWLNLTTETPINPYRDLPFYEETILFYDESDLELVAPNLGYYYSTKINHQVIQSKKKYNLQYEMIRTDKAKNGILSHSISCNTLPRLFNETFSNEVTAYNV, via the coding sequence ATGTCCACTGAAACAGTCAATAAACTTGTGGGATATTTCACGATTACTCCTAAAAGCACTTCCAGCAAAAGtatttcaaagtcaaagtcATTATTCCACCTTGGACGCCGACCGTCGAGCCGTTCCTTAAAGAATGCTTCATCTCGAGACAGCGCCTATTGGTTAAATCTCACAACCGAAACACCAATAAATCCATATAGAGATCTTCCTTTCTACGAAGAAACAATTTTGTTCTATGACGAATCTGATTTGGAATTAGTAGCTCCTAATTTGGGGTACTACTACTCAACAAAGATCAACCATCAGGTTATTcaactgaaaaagaagtacAATTTACAATACGAAATGATAAGGACAGACAAAGCCAAGAATGGAATCCTCAGTCACTCCATATCTTGCAATACACTTCCTAgacttttcaatgaaaCATTCTCGAATGAAGTCACAGCGTACAATGTATAA
- a CDS encoding predicted protein: MPFKLSATLRGHEQDVRGVVAPSDELVVTCSRDSTTRIWLPPSDSKQSRFVSDRTEPLIVFHSPNNSFINSVTYIDSKQHEPLIASGSQDAIIYLSEVAVSDRKPGDDTGKYQLIGHAGNVCALEYKNNQIISGSWDCTAKVWDLDTLLVKYDLVGHESSVWDVKILDNDTFLTCSADKSIRLWNGKKEVQRFSGHTDVIRKLLVFPDGSRFASASNDGTVKLWDLKSGRVLQTLHGHESFVYDLTLLPNGDLVSVGEDRTIRVWRDGSILQVITLPCISVWCVAALPNGDIVVGGSDNIVRVFTRDSSRIASDEEIAELVEAVQQSSIAEQSLDNLKKTDIPSYEALERPGKQEGATIMVKNPSGVIEAHQWSGGEWVKIGDVVGSAGSGQKKTYNGKEYDYVFDVDIEDGAPPLKLPYNVNENAYTAAQRFLAENDLPSSYTDEVVKFINKNTEGFSIQEADEAPTYDASLNPYSDSYQREHNQDTIASSKPSLKVIPETTYISFKDYKEAQLIAGLKKLNSEQDESNQLSESDISTISRNLKLLTSKESLQLIVEYIPRIITTWSPATRLIGYDLLRISIPRVTTVDLLRSTEGAEAVLKAISSGLDVADASTIPLLMMILKTLNNLIGNTLFVQLYIDPNEDGTYTYNKFFLDLLSTLTAKVIDITENGKFHKLYNTTVTTIATLLYNLSVYHLQTSGLKKNPRSSESIVQFTNEVGDLIVESNSEAAYRLAIAYGNLRYAKAFEPVPEWLNKAGELYISKGEQRFIDLARDLQSL, translated from the coding sequence ATGCCTTTCAAACTCAGTGCCACATTAAGGGGGCACGAGCAGGATGTCCGTGGAGTGGTTGCACCTTCAGACGAACTTGTAGTAACTTGCCTGAGAGATTCTACTACCAGAATCTGGTTGCCACCATCAGACAGCAAGCAATCACGTTTTGTTTCTGATCGCACCGAGCCATTGATCGTGTTCCATTCGCCAAACAATAGTTTTATCAATAGTGTGACCTATATAGACTCTAAACAGCACGAACCACTCATTGCCAGTGGAAGCCAGGATGCCATTATTTATTTGTCAGAAGTGGCTGTTTCAGACCGAAAGCCCGGAGACGACACGGGAAAATACCAATTGATAGGCCACGCCGGCAATGTCTGTGCTTTGGAATATAAAAACAACCAGATCATTTCGGGCTCATGGGATTGCACTGCCAAGGTGTGGGATTTGGATACCTTATTGGTGAAGTACGATCTTGTTGGTCACGAGTCCTCAGTGTGGGATGTCAAGATTTTGGACAACGACACGTTTTTAACATGTTCTGCTGATAAGAGCATCCGTCTCTGGAAcggaaagaaagaagtgCAACGTTTCAGCGGACATACAGATGTAATCAGAAAATTGTTAGTGTTTCCAGATGGGTCAAGATTCGCATCTGCTTCGAATGACGGAACTGTTAAACTCTGGGACTTGAAATCTGGCCGTGTCTTGCAGACATTGCACGGCCACGAATCGTTTGTATATGATTTGACTCTTTTGCCTAATGGAgatcttgtttctgtaGGTGAAGATCGTACCATTAGAGTTTGGAGAGATGGCTCTATTTTGCAAGTCATCACTTTGCCCTGTATCTCAGTATGGTGTGTTGCAGCTCTCCCTAATGGCGATATAGTTGTGGGAGGCTCGGATAACATAGTGAGAGTTTTCACGAGAGACCTGTCTCGAATTGcttcagatgaagaaattgcagAGCTCGTGGAAGCAGTACAACAATCAAGCATTGCTGAACAATCATTGgacaatttgaagaagacggATATACCTAGCTATGAAGCCTTGGAACGTCCAGGGAAACAAGAGGGTGCAACCATTATGGTGAAGAACCCATCTGGTGTGATAGAAGCCCATCAATGGTCGGGAGGGGAGTGGGTCAAGATTGGTGACGTGGTTGGATCAGCCGGTTCTGGACAGAAAAAGACTTACAATGGCAAGGAATACGACTAtgtttttgatgttgacATCGAGGATGGTGCTCCGCCTTTGAAATTGCCTTACAATGTGAACGAAAACGCCTATACAGCAGCACAGAGGTTCTTAGCCGAAAATGATTTACCAAGTTCATACACTGACGAAGTGGTTAAATTCATTAATAAGAATACTGAAGGTTTCAGTATCCAAGAAGCGGATGAAGCTCCAACTTATGACGCTTCGTTGAATCCATATTCTGATAGTTATCAGCGGGAACATAACCAAGATACCATTGCCTCATCTAAGCCAAGCTTGAAAGTCATTCCTGAAACCACATATATTTCCTTCAAAGACTACAAGGAAGCTCAATTGATTGCTGGATTAAAGAAACTCAATTCAGAACAAGATGAAAGTAATCAACTATCTGAAAGCGATATTAGCACCATCTCtagaaatttgaaattattAACTTCTAAGGAGtctttgcaattgattGTTGAATATATTCCAAGAATCATAACTACGTGGTCTCCAGCAACTAGATTGATTGGTTATGATCTTTTAAGAATTAGCATACCTCGCGTGACGACCGTTGATTTATTGAGATCAACTGAAGGTGCTGAGGCAGTATTGAAAGCTATATCGTCTGGCTTAGATGTAGCGGATGCCTCTACGATTCctttgttgatgatgattttgaagactttgaatAACTTGATTGGGAATACTTtgtttgttcaattgtACATTGATCCTAACGAGGACGGAACGTATACctacaacaagttcttcttggacttgctATCAACATTGACCGCTAAGGTTATAGACATAACTGAGAATGGCAAGTTCCACAAGCTCTATAACACTACAGTTACTACTATTGCAACTTTGTTGTACAATCTTTCCGTGTatcatcttcaaacttctggcttgaagaagaatccaaGGTCATCAGAATCGATTGTTCAATTCACTAACGAAGTTGGAGACCTTATTGTTGAATCCAACAGCGAAGCTGCCTATAGACTAGCAATAGCTTATGGCAACTTGAGGTATGCCAAGGCATTTGAACCTGTACCAGAATGGTTAAATAAGGCTGGAGAGCTATATATCAGCAAGGGCGAGCAGAGATTTATCGACTTGGCTCGCGATTTGCAAAGCTTGTAA
- a CDS encoding predicted protein produces MDATKVRINASLVEKYQGKLVRLIGKCQSFDPINKIATLDSNGEVRLEFFDEVNLAVGKIYEITGKVSSNEQKVHAQAVTELSDNTNLEIADKLVSYSQKVPELFIES; encoded by the coding sequence ATGGACGCCACCAAGGTCAGAATAAACGCACTGCTTGTAGAAAAATACCAAGGAAAACTCGTTCGTTTAATCGGTAAATGCCAATCGTTCGATCCAATTAACAAGATAGCGACCTTAGATTCCAATGGAGAAGTCCGGCTTGAATTCTTTGATGAGGTCAACTTGGCTGTAGGCAAAATCTACGAAATAACTGGAAAAGTGAGCAGTAACGAACAGAAAGTACATGCCCAAGCAGTCACGGAACTATCAGACAATACTAATCTCGAAATCGCCGACAAGTTGGTATCCTACTCACAAAAGGTTCCAGAATTGTTCATAGAGTCCTAA
- the TRP6 gene encoding Anthranilate synthase component II Includes: Glutamine amidotransferase Indole-3-glycerol phosphate synthase (PRAI) (Anthranilate synthase component II [Includes: Glutamine amidotransferase Indole-3-glycerol phosphate synthase (PRAI)] (TRPG)~go_function catalytic activity; indole-3-glycerol-phosphate synthase activity~go_process tryptophan metabolism) encodes MTKELPKRHVLIIDNYDSFTWNLYQYLYQSPLCGKVDVFRNDKIDISTIENQVKPDIILISPGPGHPTSDSGISRDVIKHFMGKLPIFGICMGQQCMIDAFGGEVTYAGEIVHGKTTTIKHDGRGMFDTVPQSVAVTRYHSLAGTQQTLPDCLEVTALTETTPEIIMGVRHKIYTIEGVQFHPESILTESGQIMINNLLSVTGGTWDENKANGSGFSKKENILSKIYKQRQIDYKRIESLPGKSLEQLEISLALNIAPPITDFYQRLKYTQDVLKQTIILSEFKRASPSKGDINIDAHPGKQALTYATNGCSTISVLTEPKWFKGSLDDLSLIRKVIDIPTTEGYKRPAVLRKEFIFSKYQILEARLAGADTVLLIVKMLNDIKLLQQLYEYSLSLGMIPLVEVQNKQELDQAVKLTYNDDTKEPLVIGVNNRNLATFDVDLNTTSSLVESSKKSQRRGDVLVLALSGITSVEDVKNYKYNDGVDGFLIGESLMRAEERGEAGKFLNDLCNC; translated from the coding sequence ATGACCAAAGAATTGCCCAAGAGACATGTCTTAATTATAGACAACTACGACTCGTTCACTTGGAACCTCTACCAGTATTTATACCAGTCACCATTGTGTGGGAAGGTAGACGTTTTCAGAAACGACAAGATCGACATTTCTACCATTGAAAATCAAGTCAAGCCCGACATTATCCTCATTTCTCCAGGACCGGGCCATCCTACTAGCGATTCAGGAATCTCTCGAGACGTCATCAAACACTTCATGGGAAAACTTCCTATCTTTGGCATCTGTATGGGTCAGCAATGTATGATTGATGCGTTTGGTGGAGAAGTGACTTATGCCGGAGAAATTGTCCACGGCAAGACAACTACCATTAAACATGACGGTAGAGGAATGTTTGACACCGTTCCACAATCAGTTGCTGTCACGAGGTACCATTCATTGGCTGGAACCCAACAGACATTGCCAGACTGTTTGGAAGTCACAGCACTAACCGAGACTACTCCAGAGATCATTATGGGAGTTAGACACAAGATTTACACAATTGAAGGAGTTCAGTTCCACCCAGAATCCATTTTGACCGAATCGGGCCAAATAatgatcaacaacttgttgtctGTCACAGGAGGAACCTGGGACGAGAACAAAGCCAACGGATCCGGcttttcaaagaaggaaaataTTTTGTCCAAGATCTACAAGCAACGTCAAATTGACTACAAGAGAATTGAGAGCTTGCCAGGAAAATCACTTGAGCAATTGGAGATCTCATTGGCATTGAACATTGCTCCACCCATAACAGACTTCTACCAGAGATTGAAGTACACCCAGGACGTGCTCAAGCAAACCATCATTTTGTCAGAGTTCAAGCGTGCATCTCCGTCTAAGGGAGACATCAATATTGATGCGCATCCAGGTAAACAGGCATTGACATATGCTACCAATGGATGTTCCACCATATCGGTGTTGACCGAACCCAAGTGGTTTAAGGGTTCCTTGGATGACTTGTCATTGATCCGTAAGGTTATCGATATTCCAACTACTGAAGGATACAAGAGACCAGCCGTATTGAGAAAAGAGTTCATTTTCAGCAAGTACCAGATCTTGGAAGCTAGATTGGCAGGCGCAGATACTGTGCTATTAATAGTGAAGATGTTGAATGATATCAAGTTATTACAACAACTATACGAATACTCTTTGTCGTTGGGTATGATTCCGTTGGTTGAAGTTCAAAACAAGCAAGAATTGGACCAGGCAGTGAAGTTAACGTACAACGATGACACCAAGGAGCCATTGGTGATCGGTGTCAACAACAGAAACTTAGCTACATTCGACGTTGATTTGAATACCACCAGCTCTTTGGTTGAatcttcaaagaaaagCCAAAGAAGGGGTGATGTTCTTGTGTTGGCATTATCGGGAATTACTTCCGTTGAAGACGTTAAGAACTACAAGTACAACGACGGAGTTGACGGCTTTTTGATTGGCGAAAGTTTGATGAGAGCAGAAGAAAGGGGAGAGGCAggcaagttcttgaacgacttgTGCAATTGCTAA